Proteins encoded together in one Vigna angularis cultivar LongXiaoDou No.4 chromosome 5, ASM1680809v1, whole genome shotgun sequence window:
- the LOC108324825 gene encoding uncharacterized protein LOC108324825: MTQNLTYLELTNIKQEKGDSLRNFMDRYNKTARQVRGVGKKFIISTLAMALGPSSFADKLFVKPPMTLDELQERTANFIRIEEMGVVQKRQHEHNNSTSGQEKKEGKKTFVPDECQKGQKYRDGPKGPKFERYTPLNAPRARILEEALSVDLLPPLRPFLSSKKADGTKHCTYHLNIGHITEDCTVLRDKVEELIRAGHLRRFGKDERVGRSLPKRGRTKRTDKRDNRRPDHKQSRSRSHDQPLRGVINTISKGEESDEGVIREVVVKEEEEVLLEGEQLVVGGGKIDEKDEGGERGRGRGGGERRRVLDGAVGPRANEFDPRH, translated from the coding sequence ATGACCCAAAATTTAACGTATCTGGAGCTAACGAATATTAAGCAGGAGAAGGGAGATAGTCTCAGAAATTTTATGGACCGATACAACAAGACCGCACGACAGGTGAGGGGAGTAGGCAAGAAATTCATAATTAGTACTTTGGCCATGGCGTTGGGGCCTAGCTCTTTTGCGGACAAACTGTTCGTAAAACCCCCTATGACCCTAGATGAATTGCAAGAAAGAACTGCTAATTTCATCAGAATTGAGGAGATGGGAGTCGTCCAAAAGCGGCAACATGAGCATAATAATTCAACTTCAGGTCAAGAGAAGAAAGAGGGAAAGAAAACGTTCGTCCCAGATGAGTGCCAAAAAGGCCAAAAGTATAGAGATGGTCCAAAAGGGCCAAAATTTGAAAGGTATACCCCGTTGAACGCACCGAGGGCTAGAATTCTAGAAGAAGCTCTAAGTGTCGATCTCCTTCCACCCTTGAGGCCTTTTCTATCTTCAAAGAAAGCCGATGGAACTAAACATTGCACCTACCATCTAAATATAGGGCATATCACTGAAGATTGCACGGTGTTGAGGGATAAGGTGGAGGAATTGATTCGGGCGGGGCACCTGAGGAGGTTTGGGAAGGACGAGCGGGTGGGGAGAAGCCTACCCAAGCGGGGTAGGACTAAACGAACTGATAAGAGAGATAATAGACGTCCAGATCATAAGCAAAGCAGAAGTCGGAGTCACGACCAACCGCTGCGTGGCGTGATAAATACTATATCTAAAGGTGAGGAGAGCGACGAGGGCGTGATCAGGGaagtggtggtgaaggaggaggaggaggtccTTCTTGAGGGAGAGCAGTTGGTCGTCGGGGGAGGAAAGATCGATGAGAAAGACGAAGGCGGGGAGAGGGGGAGGGGGAGAGGAGGAGGGGAGAGAAGGAGAGTACTCGACGGTGCTGTAGGTCCACGTGCAAATGAATTTGATCCACgtcattaa
- the LOC108324174 gene encoding putative disease resistance RPP13-like protein 1: protein MAVQLITDAALSKFFEKTFDILFSRFEGIFRGDNKCKKKQISNLKGKLLAIDVVADDAEQKQFTNPRVRDWLLAAKDAVYDAEDLLEEIDHDAKEVCNPLTSFISFFENKFESRMEKLIEDLEDLATQSRVLGLKKADDVGVSGWVSKLRSTYLPNESVIYGRDDDKKFVFEWLTSNTHNNLSILSIVGMPGVGKTTLAQHLFNDPSMNKDKFEVKVWVCVSDEFDVFKVSRAILEDVTGSPDDSRDTQMVHKRLKEKFTGKKFLIVLDDVWNENQSKWEEVQKPLVFGAQGSRILVTTRNKEVASIMQSEEHSLEQLQYEHSWRLFAKHAFGNDDTKPNPKYNEIDVKIVKKCKGLPLALKTMGSLLYNKSSVPEWETVLQSEIWEFSQERCDIVPALALSYIHLSSHLKVCFAYCALFPKDYEFRKEDLIQLWMTENFLHCHQHSKSPEEACQQYFNDLKSRSLFQPLTEKKEVFVMHDLLNDLAKYVAGGIYFRGNIDQTKKIQEVTRHFSFELGYDRHFEGFGTLYKKQRLRTFMPTGRSMDQLPCYWNCKISIPELFAMFSLLRILSLSHCSDLKEVPDCVGNLKYLRSLDLSRTAIKKLSESICSLSRLQILKLNYCSDLVELPSNLNSLTTLCRLEFIKTKVIKVPDLKNLKNLKVKMSSFNVGCSSELGIQRLGELNNLHESLSIDELEKIEKPRDVSEANLKNNTHLVKLELKWNSRRKDNSIDSKKEEDVIDKLQPSKNLKELSIFSYGGTQFPDWLLEDSSWEMVSLAFKECKSCQRLPPLGLWKDLKDLKIGGLDGIVSIDADFYGNNSSSFNSLENLEISDMKQLEKWECKAVRGAFPSLKRLSISNCLKLKGDLPEQLVPLNDLKISQCDQALTVTALKVRWPTMKRLKIDGDYLEASMVKIVWHFTSLEVLDINSHSKTNSDESVSPWTFPLHFFPTLSALNLRGFLNLQMISQDDRHNHLKYLTIEKCPKFESLPESMHTLLPSLMRLSIYDCQKLESFPHGGLPSNLNFVKLQNCCSTLIGSLKGALRANTLKSLWIGLVDAECFPDEGLLPLSLTSLCIYCFENLKKLDYEGLRQLSSLEKLSLRDCPNLESLPEEGLPESISQFSISGNCPLLKHRCQKEVGEDWGKISHIQNLDVE, encoded by the coding sequence ATGGCTGTTCAATTGATTACCGATGCTGCTCTGTCCAAATTCTTTGAGAAGACTtttgacattttattttctcGTTTTGAGGGCATATTTCGTGGagataataaatgtaaaaagaaacAGATAAGCAACTTGAAGGGGAAGCTCCTGGCCATTGATGTTGTGGCTGATGATGCAGAACAGAAACAGTTCACAAATCCGCGAGTGAGAGATTGGCTTCTCGCAGCCAAAGATGCCGTGTATGATGCAGAGGATCTCCTGGAGGAAATAGATCATGATGCTAAAGAGGTTTGCAATCCCCTCACTTCTTTTATCAGtttctttgaaaataaatttgaatcaaGGATGGAAAAACTCATTGAAGACCTAGAAGATCTTGCAACACAAAGCCGTGTTCTAGGTTTGAAGAAGGCTGATGATGTTGGGGTCTCAGGATGGGTCAGTAAATTACGATCAACATATTTGCCAAATGAAAGTGTTATATATGGCAgagatgatgataaaaaatttgtGTTTGAGTGGCTCACATCTAACACTCACAACAATCTGTCTATACTTTCTATTGTGGGAATGCCTGGGGTGGGTAAGACCACTCTTGCCCAACATTTATTCAATGACCCAAGCATGAATAAGGATAAATTTGAAGTCAAAGTTTGGGTCTGTGTTTcagatgaatttgatgttttcaaGGTATCAAGAGCAATTCTTGAGGATGTTACTGGATCACCTGATGATAGCAGAGATACACAGATGGTTCACAaaagattgaaagaaaaatttacgGGGAAAAAATTTCTTATTGTTTTGGATGACGTTTGGAATGAAAATCAATCTAAATGGGAAGAGGTGCAAAAGCCCCTTGTTTTCGGAGCCCAAGGGAGTAGGATTCTTGTCACTACACGTAATAAGGAAGTTGCTAGTATCATGCAGTCAGAGGAACACTCCCTAGAGCAACTACAGTACGAACATAGCTGGAGATTGTTTGCTAAACATGCATTCGGAAATGATGATACTAAACCAAATCCGAAGTACAATGAGATTGATGTCAAGATTGTTAAGAAATGTAAAGGATTACCTCTTGCCTTGAAAACAATGGGAAGTTTATTATACAACAAATCATCTGTTCCAGAATGGGAAACTGTGTTACAAAGCGAAATATGGGAATTTTCCCAAGAGCGTTGTGATATTGTTCCCGCTTTAGCATTGAGCTATATCCACCTTTCATCTCATTTGAAGGTCTGCTTTGCTTATTGTGCACTATTCCCTAAGGATTATGAGTTTAGAAAAGAGGATTTGATTCAGTTGTGGATGACTGAAAATTTCCTACACTGTCATCAACATAGTAAGAGTCCGGAAGAAGCTTGCCAACAATACTTCAATGATTTAAAATCAAGGTCCCTCTTTCAACCATTAACTGAAAAGAAAGAAGTATTTGTCATGCATGACCTTCTAAATGATTTGGCAAAATATGTTGCTGGAGGCATATATTTCAGGGGCAATATtgatcaaacaaaaaaaatacaagaagtAACTCGTCATTTTTCATTTGAACTTGGTTACGACCGACATTTTGAAGGGTTTGGAACTTTATACAAAAAACAAAGGTTACGTACATTTATGCCAACAGGTAGGAGCATGGATCAACTTCCCTGTTATTGGAATTGCAAAATATCGATACCTGAATTGTTCGCCATGTTTAGCTTATTGCGTATCTTATCCCTCTCTCATTGTTCTGACCTTAAAGAGGTACCTGACTGTGTCGGCAATCTTAAGTATCTTCGTTCGTTAGACCTCTCTCGTACTGCCATAAAAAAGTTATCTGAAAGCATATGTTCACTTTCCCGCTTGCAAATACTGAAGTTGAATTATTGTAGCGATTTGGTGGAGTTGCCCTCAAATTTGAATTCACTCACCACTTTGTGTCGCCTTGAATTTATAAAGACTAAAGTGATAAAGGTGCCAgatttgaaaaatttgaagaatCTTAAAGTAAAGATGAGTTCCTTTAACGTTGGCTGTAGTAGCGAGTTGGGTATTCAACGGTTAGGAGAGCTAAACAACCTTCATGAAAGCCTATCAATTGACGAGTTGGAGAAAATTGAGAAACCCCGGGATGTATCAGAAGCAAATTTGAAGAATAATACACACCTTGTGAAGCTAGAGTTGAAATGGAATTCAAGGAGGAAAGATAACTCTATTGATTCAAAAAAAGAAGAGGATGTAATTGACAAATTGCAACCTTCCAAAAACTTAAAGGAGTTATCAATCTTTAGCTATGGAGGCACACAATTTCCAGATTGGTTACTAGAAGATTCATCATGGGAGATGGTGTCCTTAGCCTTTAAGGAATGTAAGTCTTGCCAACGTTTACCTCCACTTGGACTTTGGAAAGATCTAAAGGACTTGAAGATTGGAGGACTTGATGGGATAGTGAGTATTGATGCTGATTTTTATGGGAACAACTCTTCTTCCTTTAATTCCCTTGAAAATTTAGAGATCTCTGATATGAAACAATTGGAAAAATGGGAGTGTAAAGCTGTGAGAGGCGCTTTTCCAAGTCTGAAACGTCTTTCAATAAGTAATTGTCTCAAGCTGAAAGGAGATCTGCCAGAGCAACTTGTTCCTTTAAATGATCTAAAGATTTCTCAATGTGATCAAGCTTTAACTGTTACTGCTCTAAAAGTGCGATGGCCTACAATGAAACGTCTAAAAATAGACGGGGACTACTTGGAAGCATCAATGGTGAAAATTGTTTGGCACTTCACTTCTCTTGAAGTCTTAGACATTAATTCACACTCGAAGACAAACAGTGATGAATCTGTCTCTCCGTGGACCTTTCCTCTACATTTCTTCCCAACATTAAGTGCGCTTAATCTCAGAGGGTTTCTTAATCTGCAGATGATCTCACAGGATGACCGTCATAATCATCTCAAGTATCTGACAATCGAAAAGTGCCCAAAATTTGAATCATTGCCTGAAAGCATGCATACATTGCTTCCATCTCTCATGAGGCTAAGCATATATGATTGTCAAAAACTTGAGTCGTTCCCTCACGGAGGTTTGCCATCAAATCTAAATTTCGTGAAACTCCAGAATTGCTGCTCCACACTTATTGGCTCATTGAAAGGAGCTTTGCGAGCCAATACCCTGAAAAGCTTGTGGATTGGACTCGTGGATGCAGAATGTTTTCCTGATGAAGGTTTGCTTCCCCTCTCTCTTACTTCTCTATGCAtctattgttttgaaaatctaaaaaaattggACTACGAGGGTCTTCGTCAACTCTCATCTCTCGAAAAACTGAGTCTTCGTGATTGCCCCAATCTCGAAAGCTTACCGGAGGAGGGCCTTCCCGAATCAATTTCACAATTTTCAATTTCGGGTAACTGCCCTTTACTCAAACATCGTTGTCAGAAAGAAGTAGGGGAAGACTGGGGAAAGATTTCACACATCCAAAACCTGGATGTGGAATGA